The following coding sequences lie in one Arachis ipaensis cultivar K30076 chromosome B03, Araip1.1, whole genome shotgun sequence genomic window:
- the LOC110269719 gene encoding uncharacterized protein LOC110269719 — translation MEEILTFCSRYLENIETRWNRPRRVDDEPTYEESNPWLDTLFPQVGKPLGVSSYFTLTVTEKLQAHRHVLTNCSIVDNYLQEFRNIVRKQLRSRTRNTSEIDKKVYREFASWFSTRIVRDLDKIEESKRTEFLVLPKG, via the exons ATGGAAGAAATTCTTACATTTTGCTCCAGATATTTAGAGAACATTGAGACTAGATGGAATCGACCTCGCCGAGTTGATGATGAACCAACCTATGAAGAATCAAATCCTTGGTTAGATACTTTGTTTCCTCAAGTAGGTAAACCACTTGGTGTTTCCTCATATTTCACTTTAACAGTCACCGAGAAGTTACAAGCTCATAGACATGTGTTAACTAATTGCTCCATAGTTGACAACTATCTCCA GGAGTTTAGAAACATTGTACGAAAGCAATTAAGAAGTCGTACAAGAAATACATCAGAGATAGACAAGAAAGTTTATAGAGAGTTTGCAAGTTGGTTCTCTACCCGT ATTGTTCGAGATCTTGATAAAATTGAAGAATCTAAGAGAACGGAATTTTTAGTCTTGCCAAAGGGCTGA
- the LOC107633271 gene encoding protein INAPERTURATE POLLEN1 codes for MRNNEWFSTLKHNLLPLLRRSISGDSLTVLSTHVELIHQHFHSFYYTLDSAATSDPSLLLNQDWRNSLEKPLLWLGDLTPFLFTNLARSFLDEFQDSDSNPSSNPNPNPNYSSSPPLIPDLRESFDPYDRPWQVAMAWRNASEALTTRMDQIECGLRVIVPTLTERMRCAEATFVDRVVNDWFRCRDSKGAAMVAVGADVKAHMEEVVSVFLYANRLRRSVLVDIISATTVYQAALFLEALAQFLIGFRNHDLLHAVELSNNVNNNAAAKECRPWCH; via the coding sequence atgcGAAACAACGAGTGGTTCAGCACTCTTAAGCACAACCTCCTCCCACTCCTCCGCCGCTCCATCTCCGGCGACTCCCTCACCGTCCTCTCCACCCACGTGGAGCTCATCCACCAGCACTTCCACTCCTTCTATTACACCCTCGACTCCGCCGCCACCTCCGACCCCTCCCTCCTCCTCAACCAAGACTGGCGCAACTCCCTCGAGAAGCCCCTCCTCTGGCTCGGCGACCTCACCCCCTTCCTCTTCACCAACCTCGCCCGCTCCTTCCTCGATGAATTCCAAGACTCCGATTCTAACCCAAGCTCTAaccccaaccctaaccctaattattCCTCTTCTCCTCCTTTAATCCCCGATCTTCGGGAATCTTTCGACCCCTATGACCGTCCATGGCAGGTCGCGATGGCGTGGCGAAACGCTTCCGAGGCCTTAACCACTCGCATGGACCAAATCGAGTGCGGGCTGCGCGTCATTGTTCCCACCCTCACGGAACGAATGCGATGTGCAGAGGCTACATTTGTTGACCGCGTGGTCAACGATTGGTTTAGGTGTAGGGATAGTAAGGGCGCTGCGATGGTTGCTGTTGGTGCTGACGTCAAGGCTCACATGGAAGAAGTTGTGAGTGTGTTTCTTTATGCCAATAGACTTAGGAGAAGCGTTCTTGTGGATATTATTAGTGCTACCACTGTTTACCAAGCTGCTTTGTTTCTTGAGGCCTTGGCTCAGTTTCTAATTGGGTTTAGGAATCATGATTTGCTCCATGCTGTGGAGCTCAGCAACAATGTCAATAATAATGCTGCTGCCAAAGAATGTCGACCTTGGTGTCACTGA
- the LOC110269718 gene encoding uncharacterized protein LOC110269718: protein MYPISHKKKDGSFVNDEAREKSEQLTLLQANESSTDDAYIKLFGKEHPGHVRGVGFGVCPSQVMKSSNSLGGASSSCNHDFDMAKVLSMKVELQENKAAISLLQAQVTYFINHCMGGKVPHDFPTATNNGVAESPMETRPPSTIP from the exons ATGTATCCAATTAGTCATAAGAAGAAGGATGGATCTTTTGTTAATGATGAGGCTAGAGAGAAAAGT GAACAATTAACTTTGCTTCAAGCTAATGAGAGTTCTACTGATGATGCATATATCAAGTTATTTGGAAAAGAACACCCGGGTCATGTTAGAGGTGTAGGATTTGGTGTTTGTCCCTCCCAAGTCATGAAATCTTCTAATAGTTTAGGAGGGGCATCTTCTTCATGCAATCATGACTTTGATATGGCTAAAGTTCTCTCTATGAAAGTAGAATTACAAGAGAATAAAGCAGCAATTTCTTTATTACAAGCCCAGGTGACATATTTCATTAATCATTGTATGGGTGGAAAAGTGCCACATGACTTTCCTACAGCTACGAATAATGGg GTTGCAGAATCTCCAATGGAGACAAGGCCACCTTCTACTATTCCATGA
- the LOC107633273 gene encoding uncharacterized protein LOC107633273, giving the protein MEVIDKSWIKRPRNSLEYAQGVSRFIEFAFAHHSADGTIICPCSACAFKKWLTRDEVYDHSICTQFPIGCTFWFYHGERSIGETSNVSSSSFSDVVQNPLANEQHPMVEVDSIRNLISEGLGVGGNNRQGTPIIVNEVSDGGGERPMPSETPETLEAKGFSELLKDGEEPLYEGCTRYSKLSFLLKLFHIKSLCGMTDKSVKMILELLSNAFEYARTPSSFYKAKKIISKLSLDCTKIHACPNNCILYWGEDENMETCKTAADMRWHATAENKDNTMRHPRDSEAWKRFDLEHSNFAIDPQNVHLALATDGFNPHGTLSANHSIWPVILIPYNTPPWTCMKSTSFIISIIIPGKKIPENNIDVYLQPLIKELKELWVEGCDAYDALTQEVFKLHAALLWTISDFPGLGTLSGWNTYIRLTCPSCNFDNIPHRLNHSKKYCFMGHRRFLDQRHKFKSNTVQFNGRQETRHPPRTLSGSEILLQVENINVTFGRREEIGRSGKRLRTGGPIEGGGTQQWKKKSIFLSCHIGSLICCVTISI; this is encoded by the exons ATGGAAGTTATTGATAAATCGTGGATTAAGAGACCACGGAATTCTCTTGAGTATGCACAAGGTGTTTCAAGATTTATTGAGTTTGCTTTTGCGCATCATTCTGCCGACGGAACAATCATATGTCCATGTAGTGCATGTGCTTTTAAGAAGTGGCTAACAAGGGACGAGGTGTATGATCATTCGATTTGTACACAATTCCCAATAGGATGTACATTTTGGTTTTATCACGGAGAGCGCTCGATAGGAGAAACTAGCAACGTCTCAAGTAGTAGTTTTTCGGATGTAGTACAAAATCCTTTAGCCAATGAGCAGCATCCAATGGTCGAGGTTGATTCAATTCGAAACTTGATCAGTGAAGGACTAGGAGTTGGTGGGAACAACCGACAAGGAACACCCATAATAGTAAATGAagttagtgatggtggtggtgaaaGACCGATGCCTAGTGAAACTCCTGAAACACTTGAAGCGAAAGGGTTTAGCGAGCTGCTTAAGGATGGAGAAGAACCATTATACGAAGGGTGTACAAGATACTCGAAGTTATCTTTTCTATTGAAATTGTTCCATATCAAATCCCTCTGTGGTATGACCGACAAGTCTGTGAAGATGATTTTAGAACTATTGAGTAACGCATTCGAATATGCGAGGACTCCAAGCTCTTTTTATAAGGCAAAAAAGATCATTTCTAAACTCAGTTTGGATTGCACGAAGATACATGCTTGCCCAAACAATTGTATATTGTATTGGGGTGAAGATGAGAACATGGAGACATGTAAG ACTGCTGCTGATATGCGATGGCATGCTACAGCTGAGAATAAGGATAACACAATGAGACATCCAAGAGACTCTGAGGCCTGGAAGAGGTTTGATTTGGAGCACTCCAACTTTGCAATCGATCCACAAAATGTGCATCTTGCATTAGCTACCGATGGCTTCAATCCACATGGAACTTTGAGTGCAAATCATAGTATTTGGCCTGTCATTCTCATTCCGTATAATACTCCTCCATGGACGTGTATGAAATCGACATCATTCATAATTTCAATTATCATTCCTggcaagaaaataccagaaaataaCATAGATGTTTATTTGCAACCTCTAATAAAAGAGTTAAAGGAGTTATGGGTTGAGGGTTGCGATGCATATGATGCTTTAACACAAGAAGTGTTTAAATTGCACGCAGCTTTATTGTGGACAATTAGTGACTTTCCTGGGTTAGGGACTCTTTCTGGGTGGAATACATACATAAGACTTACTTGCCCATCTTGCAACTTCGATAACATCCCTCATCGTCTTAATCACAGCAAAAAGTATTGTTTTATGGGTCATCGTCGCTTTCTGGATCAGAGACACAAGTTCAAATCAAACACCGTTCAATTTAATGGAAGACAAGAAACGAGGCATCCACCAAGAACATTATCTGGCAGTGAAATCCTTTTACAAGTTGAGAATATTAATGTCACATTTGGCCGAAGAGAAGAAATAGGAAGAAGTGGTAAAAGATTACGCACTGGTGGACCTATTGAAGGAGGTGGTACTCAACAATGGAAAAAGAAGAGCATTTTTTTGAGTTGCCATATTGGAAGTCTAATTTGCTGCGTCACAATCTCGATATGA